DNA from Chitinophaga pendula:
ACTACCTAGTGGAGTATTGAAATTGGGAACAAGCAGGCAGAGATCAATTTTTGAAATTACATGCTTCAGGTCCGCTATTTCAATACCTGTAACCGGATGGGTCGGTAACTCCAGTACTTTCAATCCCAGACTCACAGCCAGTTGCAATATGCCGGGATAACAGGGGCTTTCCATCGCAAGCGTATCGCCAGGTTTGCTGAGCGCCATCAGGCAGAAGGAGAGTGCTTCCATCCCCCCGGCCGTGGTGATCAGATCATTTTCATGTAAGCTACCACCCCACTCCACAGATCGGAGAGCCACCATTCGGCGTAATTGCAGGTTGCCCTGTACGGATTCATACTCAATACCACCGGTTTGTAGTACCTGATTGGCACGGATAATTTCTTTTTTCAATTTTGCCAGCGGTAGCAGATCACCTGAAGGGCCTGCGATGGAAAGAAGTGTGAGATCATTTCTTCCCATATTAGCGTATACTTTACTGACGAGCTCATTGGGTTCTTCTTCTGCTGCTAATACAGATGGGCGACTGGTCTCCGGAAGAGGTAATTCCCGGAAACTACGCTGACTAACGAAATAACCCGATTGAGGTCTTGCATCGATTAGCGATTGCGCCTCCAGTTCCAGGAAGACTCTTTTGGCAGTATTCATCCCTACGTTATGCTGCTGACAGAGTAACCTGACGGACGGTAGCCTGTCTCCTGGTTTTAATACGCCACTCCGGATCTGTCCTGCGATCCCTTCTGCTATTTCATTATAAAGAAAATCCCTGTTCATAGTTGTAAATATAAACTGTGTCCATTTAAATATCAAAAACTGGGACTGTGTTTATTGTGCCTGACTGTCTACTTTTGCATTAGGGTCGATTGAACTTCATTTATTAGAACTGTCGCTTATCATGAACAATACATTATTAGCTAAACCAATACAGTATAAGACCAGTGGTTGGATAAACGGATTCATTGGCGTACTCCTTTTCAGTGGTTCAATGCCGGCTACAAAAGCTGCTGTCCGGGAGTTGTCTCCTGATTTTGTAACTGTAACCAGGGCTGGTATTGCGGGGCTACTGGCGCTTGGAGTACTTCTTATTTTTAAGGAAAAACGCCCGGAAAAGTCGCAACTCTTTTCACTAGGAGTCGTAGCTGCCGGATGTGTGATAGGTTTTCCGTTGTTAAGCGCGTTGGCCTTACAGCATATGACATCTGCTCATTCTTTGGTATTTATGGGAATGCTTCCACTCGCTACTGCTGTTTTTGCTGTACTCCGGGGCGGAGAACGCCCGCATCCTGCCTTTTGGTGCTTTTCAATACTGGGTAGTTTGCTGGTAGTTGGGTTTGCCGTCGCACAGGGACTTTCTGCCTCTCCGACGGGCGATATATTAATGCTCTTGTCAATTGTATTATGTGGATTAGGATATGCGGAAGGGGCAGCACTTTCCCGGACACTTGGAGGCTGGCAGGTCATCTCATGGGCACTGGTACTTTCCCTTCCATTGATGCTCCCACTGGTGTTTTTTTTAATGCCACCATCTTTTGCAGGGATCAGTTTTGCCGCCTGGGCAGGACTTGGCTACGTTTCACTTTTCAGCATGCTGATAGGTTTTGTTTTCTGGTATCGTGGACTGGCGCAAGGAGGTATTGCAGCCGTGGGGCAGTTACAATTATTACAGCCATTCTTCGGATTGGCCTTGGCTGCTACTTTGCTTCATGAGCAGATAAGTCCTGGTATGTTGGTAACTACTGTTTGTGTTATCTTTTGTGTAGCCGGGTCCCGGAGGTTTGCGAGGAGGTAATAAGCAGGGGGAAAATTAGTTGATTTGAACCAGGAGTAAACACAAAGTAGTAGCATGCAATGAATTTCAATACGACATAATACTGTGGCATTTGGGGCCTCATAGAGCAACGGGAAATCTCAATTGTAGGTTTTCTTATTATATTTAGCTGGACTAGTGGCCTAATATAAAATTAAAGCATGAAAAAGAGACTAGCCATGCAGGAGTATTTGCCTGCCGCGTACAAAGTCATGATCGAGTTAGATAGTATTATCAAAAAAAGAATTTCCCTTTTACATCTGGGACGGGTTAAAAAAGAGCTGCTCAGCTAAATGGTTGTGCTTACTGTATTAGCATGACCGGGCTTTGGCATTATTTGGAAAGGAGAAGCTGGCTTATATAATTATGGCGATAGTTAATATCAATGCACGTAGCGTAGGAGTGAGACTGAATAGGCACGCTGATTAATAATAAATTCCTTTTGTGATGAAAATGTGTAGCAACAAAGTAGCGCGGAAACCGAATACTGCGAAGAGGTGATTTTAGCATTTTGTACTAACCTTGAGAAGGAAACATATATGGATTAGGTATTGGAGATGATCAGGGAAGATAACTTTCAATTAGTTTATATTCCGCATGAGAATAATACAAAGACTATTGTATTGATGGGGTACAGAAGTATC
Protein-coding regions in this window:
- a CDS encoding aminotransferase-like domain-containing protein codes for the protein MNRDFLYNEIAEGIAGQIRSGVLKPGDRLPSVRLLCQQHNVGMNTAKRVFLELEAQSLIDARPQSGYFVSQRSFRELPLPETSRPSVLAAEEEPNELVSKVYANMGRNDLTLLSIAGPSGDLLPLAKLKKEIIRANQVLQTGGIEYESVQGNLQLRRMVALRSVEWGGSLHENDLITTAGGMEALSFCLMALSKPGDTLAMESPCYPGILQLAVSLGLKVLELPTHPVTGIEIADLKHVISKIDLCLLVPNFNTPLGSCMPDENKREIVTLLEKHNIPLIEDDVYGDLFFGSKRPKCCKSYDRSGNVIWCSSVSKTLAPGYRVGWIAPGKFKDKIMKLKLVHVISSTTLVQEAVANFLKTGKYESHLRQFRRTLDNNCQNYIRTIAEYFPEGTKTSRPQGGLALWVEFDKDVNTAKLYDLAIKQGISIAPGRMFSLQDQFHNCMRLCIGLPWSETLNTTLKHLGKLSTREFR
- a CDS encoding DMT family transporter; protein product: MNNTLLAKPIQYKTSGWINGFIGVLLFSGSMPATKAAVRELSPDFVTVTRAGIAGLLALGVLLIFKEKRPEKSQLFSLGVVAAGCVIGFPLLSALALQHMTSAHSLVFMGMLPLATAVFAVLRGGERPHPAFWCFSILGSLLVVGFAVAQGLSASPTGDILMLLSIVLCGLGYAEGAALSRTLGGWQVISWALVLSLPLMLPLVFFLMPPSFAGISFAAWAGLGYVSLFSMLIGFVFWYRGLAQGGIAAVGQLQLLQPFFGLALAATLLHEQISPGMLVTTVCVIFCVAGSRRFARR